The following DNA comes from Hordeum vulgare subsp. vulgare chromosome 3H, MorexV3_pseudomolecules_assembly, whole genome shotgun sequence.
ACGAGTACGAGGCGCTGGCCGCGTCACTGCCCTTCTCCTGGGCGGCGGGGGACCTGGTGCTCTACTGCTCCCGCCTCGCCTTCACGGGGGCCGCCTTCGCGCTCTTCGTCGGCCTCCCCGTCGCGGCTTTCGGCGGCCGCGGGGGCGCCGGCGGCGACGCCCTGCACCTCGTGCTCGGGGCCACCGGCTCCGGCATCCTCGCCGTCACACTCGCCGTCGTGCGGATGTACCTCGGCTGGGCCTACGTCGGGAACCGCACGTGCTGGCTGTCGCTGGTGGTGGAGGCGGAGACAAAGATACATCCGCCCTATAATGGTGATTGGATTTCTGTTCTATAATGGGAACCTCTGGTGGTTGAGGCGGAGACAGAGGTGATTGGATTTCTGTTCTATAATGGGAGGAGCTCGGGGGAAAGAACAACCTGAGACATTCCCCCTGCGGTTGACTCCGACGTGGTTCGCTGTGTTGACGCCGTCATGACGCCGTCGGAGGAGAGCTCAGATCCAATCATCAGTAAGACGCGGTTTAGAATAATAATCAGGGTAATAATCTTTTACGAATGTATTTAGCGGGAGGGttaaatataggctatttttttggtgggaactTTTAGCGGAAGCTAAATTTTTTTGACGCAAACTACACTACACCTAAATTAAGTGGTGGTAGAGTAATTTTATTGTTTTGAAAAAAGTAATTATTTTTAGAGGGAATGTTCTAGTTCAGCTACATCCATATTTTGATAAATCTGAGAAACCTACTTTTTAGGGTTAAGAAATCTATGTTGAGACACAAGGAATactattttttttataaaaggtTATATCGTTGTAAAAAAAACACCAAATCAGAGAATCATGGAGGGGGACACGGTATAACGTACGAACCCGTATAATTCCGGTGTGTATACGGGCTCGATTCAATTTTCTGGACAGAACAGAGCCTGTATGCTTGTCCGACCCATAATCTTTTTACCGTGGCCCGCAAACCTCATCCTCAAAGCCGTATATTTACGGGTTTACGAGGCAGATacgggtcgaaaccctatcccccgccgccgccacgggTTTGCGAGACGGACGAGTACGACCGCTGGCACGAGGCGTCGTCGGGCCCGAAGAATACGCGGGTGACGATGTCGACGCGGTCGACGCCGCCATTGCCGAACGGAGCTTGCGCGAGGAGGCAGAACACCGCTGCCAGGACGAGGAGCTCGAAGACAATCCGTGAAGGGTTCCACCGCGCTAGAGTCAGTCCAACATAAGTATGTCGCTTTTGTTTAAATGAAAACCATAAAGATTCAACTATTTAAATTAACAACAAGactaaattagttttgagattttTTTATGTTAGAAACGCGTTTTTTCATCAAAGCAGCAAAAATTTGATCGGTTTTAAATTACGGCTCGGAGAAACCTCATGCAACCCTCACTTTAAAACTACTAGGTTATACTATTGCCTTGAAACATAAGTGCAAATGGGATGGGTTGATCAGACGGTCGATCTATGTCACTTTCGATCCCACATTTCTGTGTTGAGATGGGGTGATCTCAACATGTTTCATCTTATCGGGCAGTCCACGGAGGGTTCCTCCACGCTAGAGTAGCTCCAATATAATCATGTTGTATTTGTTTTAACGATAACCATAGATTCAACTATGTAAATTAACAAAAGGATTGGTGCCATTCGTCCGTAGTAGCTGCAGCACTTTCATTCGTCCCTACTAGGTTATACTTATTGGTCCGACGCATTTTGGAGGAAattggagaagaagaaaaagaaggtttCCTATCACGCGGCTGCAGCAAGACCTCTCCGATGGCAGATTGACAAATGCCGGATCGACAAAGAACCCACACGTTCTAGCCGATGCCTCATCACCGGCGGAATCAGAGGATGCGGAGGATGTCGACGCTAGTGGGTCGATGAAGCATCGTCTTGCCCTCTCCGCTGGCGGATCAAGGAACCGCCAAGATGTCGAGAAAGCGCCGTCATGCCGACTCTGGTGGCGGATCGGGAAACCGGCAACATGTTGTCATTGCTGTTGGGTCGAGGAAATATCGTCACAGATCGAGGAAGCGCCAAGACGCCGTCGAAGCTGTCAGATCGACGAAGTGCCAAATGTCGTCTCCGCTAGCATGTCGAGAAAGCGTCATCATGCCGACTCCAACGGCGGATCGGGAAACCGGCAAGACGATGTTATCGTTGTTGGGTCGAGGAAGCGTTGTCACGGATCCTAGAATGCAAGAGACTAAATTGTTCGATGTGTAACTCTAGTTCTTATTCCTGCATAAACTACAACTATGATCTAGCCCCAAAGGTTGAATATGTAAATTTGCAAAATCAGCCTTACAATCTGAAAAGTGTGTCAAACATGTGAAGAGTAAAAGTAGAGAAAGAGCAAATAATGAAATCGTTGTCTCATTGATTGAAGATGTGGGTATATATACCCCAGTACAAAGGCGGTTACAAGGAGCAATTGCTAAACTAAAGAAACCGACATAGCAGGGATTATCCCTTAATTAATGTATTTAATTAATTCCTAAAAAAACAGACCCCCTTAGCCCCGTCTTCTTCCTTTACTCGTTGCCTGCGCGTTGCCACGGCCAGCGTCTGTCAGCCGCGACCCTCTCTAATCGCGATTTCTTATGGGCGTCGATGCCATCGCCGCGAAGAACTGCTTCGTCGTTGCCTCCCACACCTAAGCCGTCGCGACCCTTTCCCGCCGCCCAGACCTGCCGTGTCGCCGCCACCCAGACCTGCCGTGTCGCCGCCGCCCAGACCCGCTCTTCCGTCGCTGTGCAGACCTGCTGTGTCGCCGCAGCCCAGACCCACCCGCCCGGTGTTCACCACCTCCTCGTCCACGGCCTGCTCTCCGCCTACGACGACCTCCGCGAGCTCCTCTCCGCCTCCTGGCCGGCCCCGCTCTTCACCTCCAAACCTAGGTAATAACGCCTAACTCCTCGCCACCGTCAGGTCCTCACCACTGCCAGGTTCCCTtcccttctcttctcttctcctcgCATTGGTGGTTGATGCAATTCGAATCTGAATCAATTTGAGGAACTGGTTAATATCTAGGATAAGGTAAATCTTGATTGATAATAAGAAAGCAAGACCGAGCGAATGTCATTATCTGAATTTTTGACTGAAAAAGAAGGTGGTCTGAaccaagtagtagtagtagtaattttTTGTTGTATGTCATTATCTGAATTTTTAGTTCTCACTATCCACAGGCAAATAAGTAGTTCTTCCAATCTAATACTACACTTGCAAATACTAGCTATGAAGGATTATCTCGTTGTCTATTCTTGTGTTATATGACAGGTTACTTGCGTTCCTGTGATATACAGTCTCAAGAACACCTTCAGGCTGGATTCAGGATCAGCTTAGTAACTTTAACACCATGCTTCATATTTCATTTGTCAGGGACAGAATCATTTTGATTTCTTGGGCCATATGGAACACTCATAGCGAGTTCATTTTCAGAGATATCGCTCCCAGTCTATATGCTTGCAGAAATAGATTCAAAGTGCAGAAGCTCTCCCCTGGTCAGCCGTCCATCTCGTGAGAGCAGCAAAGTGCAGCATCAGAGTAAGCAAAGTGTAGCATATTCAGAGTATTCCCCTCCCTGTTTCCCTCTATACTATTTTTCATTGCAAGTGCAGCAAATttagattttgctatgtttatGAATAGCCGTATATCTTTTGTTAAGTAGATTGTATCGTATGGTTGAAATCAAACCTTTTTTCGCCCTTTATGGCTGTAAAAAATTTCTTTGCTAATTCAGGCTACTGTAAaaatttgctt
Coding sequences within:
- the LOC123442273 gene encoding protein CONSERVED IN THE GREEN LINEAGE AND DIATOMS 27, chloroplastic-like; translated protein: MAASPSLHAPRLLPLLRTPSRASPSLHAPRLLPLLPNPAPSLAGPRRWPRRRLATTKAQAVPSSRNGSSAGTDWCPVPPEQRPENEYEALAASLPFSWAAGDLVLYCSRLAFTGAAFALFVGLPVAAFGGRGGAGGDALHLVLGATGSGILAVTLAVVRMYLGWAYVGNRTCWLSLVVEAETKIHPPYNGDWISVL